From one Bacillus sp. FJAT-42376 genomic stretch:
- the nadB gene encoding L-aspartate oxidase, giving the protein MRQTDVLIVGSGIAALAAAYHICEELNVTLVTKGRTGEGNSYMAQGGVAAALSEQDSWEKHFEDTVFAGDGHTQPEAVKQLTSEGSLLIQHLIKDGMPADRTEDGTLKLGREGAHRQNRIIHSGGDETGKALIQFLVKKVKNKVRILENTMVAELLVENGKCCGACILREDGNTEWIQAGAVVLAAGGCGALYKTTSNHSHCTGDGIALAYRAGARLTDMEFVQFHPTMLHKEGKVTGLISEAVRGEGAFLENAAGQRIMETAHPMKDLAPRDVVSREMFKRIQNGESIFLNIQDVPEFEKRFPSITKMCTDQGINLEQGLIPVMPGMHFFMGGIKTDLNGRTNIERLYAAGEAACTGVHGANRLASNSLLEGLVFGKKIAEDLNHADYTMRPPVMREITGWTYRLAKQDIADRMDRFAGIERDEDGLNKLAEWFIRKKKEIQPAVNLTAESLEIANMLTVGELIARAALQRTESRGCHFRADYPVKEVSWERKEIVWNHSKKALEVMA; this is encoded by the coding sequence ATGCGGCAAACAGATGTACTGATTGTCGGAAGCGGAATTGCAGCTTTAGCAGCTGCTTATCATATTTGTGAAGAATTGAACGTAACGCTGGTCACAAAAGGCCGGACAGGTGAAGGGAATTCCTATATGGCTCAGGGCGGTGTAGCTGCCGCTCTTTCTGAACAGGATTCCTGGGAAAAACATTTTGAAGACACCGTTTTCGCGGGAGACGGACATACTCAACCGGAAGCGGTTAAGCAGCTCACATCAGAAGGCAGCTTACTGATTCAGCACCTGATCAAAGATGGAATGCCGGCGGACCGTACAGAGGACGGCACATTGAAGCTCGGGAGGGAAGGTGCGCACAGACAGAACCGCATCATTCATTCAGGCGGCGATGAAACCGGGAAAGCACTGATTCAATTTCTTGTAAAGAAAGTCAAAAATAAAGTCAGAATCCTGGAAAATACGATGGTCGCAGAGCTTCTCGTGGAAAATGGAAAATGCTGCGGAGCCTGTATTCTCCGCGAGGACGGGAACACGGAATGGATCCAGGCTGGAGCCGTCGTTCTTGCAGCAGGTGGCTGCGGGGCGCTTTACAAAACCACATCCAATCACAGTCATTGTACAGGGGACGGCATTGCCCTCGCCTATAGGGCTGGAGCAAGGCTTACGGATATGGAATTCGTTCAGTTTCATCCGACTATGCTGCATAAGGAAGGCAAAGTCACCGGGCTGATCTCGGAAGCTGTGAGGGGAGAAGGGGCTTTTCTGGAAAACGCCGCTGGACAGAGAATCATGGAAACCGCTCATCCAATGAAGGATCTTGCTCCAAGAGATGTAGTCTCAAGAGAGATGTTCAAAAGGATTCAGAACGGTGAATCAATATTTTTAAATATTCAAGACGTTCCCGAATTTGAAAAACGATTTCCAAGTATTACGAAAATGTGTACGGATCAGGGGATAAATTTGGAGCAGGGGCTTATTCCGGTTATGCCAGGTATGCATTTTTTTATGGGCGGAATTAAAACCGATTTGAATGGACGAACGAATATTGAGCGGCTGTATGCGGCAGGCGAAGCAGCCTGCACAGGTGTTCACGGGGCGAATCGGCTTGCGAGCAATTCCCTTCTGGAAGGTCTTGTTTTTGGAAAAAAAATCGCGGAAGATCTGAATCATGCTGATTATACAATGCGACCGCCAGTCATGCGCGAAATAACAGGGTGGACTTATCGCCTTGCAAAACAGGACATCGCAGACAGGATGGACCGGTTTGCAGGGATTGAAAGAGATGAGGATGGGCTGAATAAGCTTGCTGAATGGTTCATACGCAAGAAAAAAGAGATTCAGCCAGCCGTTAACCTAACTGCAGAATCCCTTGAAATAGCCAACATGCTGACGGTCGGAGAGCTGATTGCACGTGCAGCACTACAGAGGACAGAAAGCAGAGGGTGTCATTTTCGGGCCGATTATCCCGTTAAAGAAGTGTCCTGGGAACGAAAAGAGATCGTTTGGAATCATTCTAAAAAAGCTTTAGAGGTGATGGCATGA
- a CDS encoding BofC C-terminal domain-containing protein, with protein MLKHRPAIFLQLSLITLITIICTIQAEAAENKDPSFQSFTISLERMYLDGETSVEVREESFHSLADLSEYYQEWLVIDRENNRIVLKKQINDISPLMKATGYFGINKEGILTVFEGKPGEEAKVIQSFFQLDVGKLESKRHTELEKGIRVESRKQYLRVIETFKAYGTPASRK; from the coding sequence TTGCTGAAACACCGGCCTGCCATATTCCTTCAACTGTCGCTCATCACCTTGATCACCATCATATGCACCATACAAGCAGAAGCAGCTGAAAATAAAGATCCTTCCTTTCAGTCATTCACAATCTCGCTGGAAAGAATGTATCTCGACGGGGAAACAAGTGTCGAGGTTAGAGAAGAATCCTTTCACTCTCTCGCTGACCTCTCTGAGTATTATCAGGAGTGGCTCGTGATTGACCGAGAGAATAACCGGATTGTCCTGAAAAAACAGATAAACGATATTTCTCCTCTTATGAAGGCAACCGGATATTTCGGTATCAATAAAGAGGGGATCTTAACTGTATTTGAAGGAAAGCCAGGGGAAGAAGCGAAAGTGATCCAGTCATTTTTTCAACTTGATGTCGGCAAGCTTGAATCAAAGAGACACACCGAACTGGAAAAGGGAATAAGAGTAGAGAGCAGGAAACAATATCTGCGCGTTATTGAAACCTTCAAAGCCTACGGCACTCCCGCTTCCAGAAAATAG
- a CDS encoding IscS subfamily cysteine desulfurase has product MIYLDYAASAPMSEQAIDAYAKAARNVYGNSQSLHDEGGRASEWLAASRKKIASLLGGFEEGLYFTGSGSEANVLALQSLLNGADPAKKEIVYGGTEHTSIRTYIKQLSARGYTVKKALPGKNGVIGWNEIQPFVTAQTALISVQHANSETGILHNIKEISGHAYEKQILFHSDCVQTFGKIPILAEKWKLSALSLSAHKVQGPKGMGAAYISPGVSWRPAIEGTAHEHGFRPGTVDVPGAVSFAVAAMESFKDMDKEQDKMREYRKHLVSFIEEKKIGEIIEAPNEKNQLPGIIGCLLSHNEGQFAMLACSQNGIAISTGSACHSGMTMPSPALLSLGVPEDKAHCFIRVSTGKGTVLSHIEQLEVMLERCAESAGRVKHN; this is encoded by the coding sequence TTGATTTATTTAGATTATGCTGCATCCGCTCCTATGAGCGAACAGGCCATTGATGCTTATGCGAAAGCGGCAAGAAATGTATACGGAAACAGCCAGAGTCTGCATGATGAGGGAGGGCGTGCTTCGGAATGGCTGGCTGCATCGAGGAAAAAAATCGCTTCTCTTTTAGGAGGATTTGAGGAAGGTCTTTATTTTACAGGCAGCGGAAGCGAAGCCAATGTGCTCGCCCTGCAGTCCTTATTGAATGGTGCGGATCCCGCTAAAAAGGAAATCGTGTATGGAGGAACGGAGCATACCTCCATCAGAACCTATATCAAGCAGTTATCAGCCAGGGGGTATACGGTAAAAAAAGCACTTCCCGGAAAAAATGGAGTGATTGGCTGGAACGAAATTCAGCCATTCGTAACGGCTCAAACCGCTCTCATCAGTGTCCAGCATGCCAATTCAGAGACCGGTATACTCCATAACATAAAAGAAATCAGCGGGCATGCTTATGAAAAACAGATTTTATTTCATTCTGATTGTGTACAAACGTTTGGAAAAATACCGATTCTTGCAGAAAAATGGAAATTGAGCGCTCTTTCTTTGTCAGCGCATAAGGTTCAGGGGCCAAAAGGGATGGGAGCTGCCTACATTTCCCCGGGAGTCAGCTGGAGGCCAGCCATTGAAGGTACAGCTCATGAGCACGGTTTCCGTCCGGGTACAGTTGATGTTCCGGGAGCAGTCTCCTTTGCAGTAGCGGCCATGGAGTCGTTTAAAGACATGGACAAAGAACAGGACAAAATGAGAGAATACAGAAAGCATCTTGTATCCTTTATTGAGGAGAAGAAGATCGGAGAAATTATTGAAGCTCCAAATGAAAAGAACCAGCTTCCGGGCATTATCGGATGTCTGCTATCCCATAACGAAGGACAATTTGCGATGCTCGCATGCAGCCAGAACGGAATTGCTATTTCCACAGGAAGTGCGTGTCATTCCGGAATGACCATGCCCTCGCCAGCTCTCCTTTCCCTTGGAGTACCCGAAGATAAAGCTCATTGCTTTATAAGAGTTTCCACCGGAAAAGGAACCGTCCTTTCTCATATTGAACAGCTGGAAGTCATGTTAGAGCGCTGTGCAGAATCAGCAGGAAGGGTGAAACACAATTGA
- a CDS encoding YhcN/YlaJ family sporulation lipoprotein, whose amino-acid sequence MIKKTIQYGSLALLTGLLTACNNGKDNAMDYNDNTQPIGMYSNEHAGKNKDHSDNDGPITEMMDGDRNDRPTRVDNRNMNNQSMPIAYNQNKNGYYTESDQKIADRVTKHVSKMKNVDNARTLVTKDNVIVAVDTNDKNNVNVKNAILKETEKLANGKNVDVFTDEGSFNRVKQIDTNIKNNKPRKTIDADIKDFMKNTGKTIQRTLNPNR is encoded by the coding sequence TTGATAAAAAAGACCATTCAATACGGTTCACTTGCTTTGCTGACGGGTCTGCTGACGGCTTGCAACAACGGGAAAGACAATGCAATGGATTACAATGACAACACCCAGCCGATTGGTATGTATTCAAACGAACACGCTGGAAAAAATAAAGATCACTCGGATAATGATGGCCCCATTACAGAGATGATGGATGGGGACCGAAATGACCGGCCGACCCGGGTAGATAACCGCAATATGAATAATCAAAGCATGCCGATTGCTTATAATCAAAATAAAAACGGCTATTACACGGAAAGCGATCAAAAAATAGCCGACAGAGTAACAAAACACGTTTCTAAAATGAAAAATGTGGATAACGCCAGAACGCTCGTGACAAAAGACAACGTTATTGTAGCTGTAGACACAAATGATAAAAACAACGTGAATGTAAAAAATGCCATCCTCAAAGAGACAGAGAAGCTGGCCAACGGTAAAAACGTTGATGTGTTTACGGACGAAGGGTCTTTTAACAGAGTAAAGCAAATTGATACGAATATTAAAAATAATAAACCGCGCAAAACGATTGATGCGGATATTAAAGATTTTATGAAAAATACAGGGAAAACGATTCAGCGTACACTTAATCCTAATCGATAA
- the nadA gene encoding quinolinate synthase NadA, protein MDVLMEESVSLIPEKYRSLTTEEMERRIREIKKEYGSKLFIPGHHYQKDEVIQFADCTGDSLQLAQAAAANQEAEHIVFCGVHFMAETADMLTSSDQYVYLPDMRAGCSMADMANISQTERAWEKLQALFGDTIIPLTYVNSTAAIKAFVGRNGGASVTSSNAKEIVRWALQQKKRILFLPDQHLGRNTAFDLGIPLDQMAVWDPVSETLEGPSEQASILLWKGHCSVHEKFTEKNIAHIRKTKPDMTIIVHPECTHEVVQLADLAGSTKYIIEQISAAPAGSKWAVGTEMNLVNRLISMNPEKEIVSLNPYMCPCLTMNRIDLPHLLWSLESIAEGKGVNRIIVEKEEAAQAVLALNRMLSI, encoded by the coding sequence ATGGATGTGCTGATGGAAGAATCCGTTTCGCTGATTCCCGAGAAATACAGATCTCTAACAACAGAGGAGATGGAGCGGAGAATCAGGGAAATCAAAAAGGAATATGGCAGCAAACTGTTTATTCCGGGGCATCATTATCAGAAAGACGAAGTCATTCAATTTGCTGACTGCACGGGGGATTCGCTTCAGCTTGCCCAGGCAGCGGCAGCCAACCAAGAAGCAGAGCATATTGTTTTTTGCGGAGTCCATTTTATGGCCGAAACGGCAGATATGCTGACGAGCAGCGATCAGTATGTTTATTTGCCTGACATGAGAGCCGGCTGTTCCATGGCGGACATGGCGAATATCAGCCAGACAGAGCGTGCATGGGAAAAATTACAGGCCCTCTTCGGTGATACCATTATTCCGCTTACTTATGTTAACTCTACTGCAGCGATTAAGGCTTTTGTAGGGAGAAATGGCGGAGCTTCGGTAACCTCCTCCAATGCAAAAGAAATTGTAAGATGGGCCTTGCAGCAAAAAAAGCGCATCCTATTTTTGCCTGATCAGCATTTGGGAAGAAATACCGCATTTGATCTTGGAATTCCTTTGGATCAGATGGCCGTCTGGGACCCGGTTTCAGAAACGCTGGAGGGTCCTTCCGAGCAGGCTTCCATTCTTCTTTGGAAAGGGCATTGCTCTGTTCATGAGAAGTTTACAGAAAAAAATATTGCCCACATCAGGAAGACAAAACCCGATATGACGATTATTGTTCATCCTGAATGCACACACGAAGTCGTTCAGCTTGCCGATCTGGCCGGATCGACAAAATATATCATCGAACAGATTTCTGCGGCGCCTGCTGGTTCGAAGTGGGCGGTCGGTACAGAAATGAACCTCGTCAACAGACTGATCTCTATGAATCCGGAAAAGGAAATTGTTTCGCTGAACCCCTATATGTGTCCTTGTTTAACAATGAACAGAATTGACCTTCCCCATTTATTGTGGTCTTTGGAGTCGATTGCAGAAGGCAAAGGGGTAAACAGGATCATTGTAGAGAAAGAGGAGGCAGCACAGGCAGTGCTTGCATTGAACAGAATGCTTTCGATTTAA
- the pheA gene encoding prephenate dehydratase, with product MSYRIGFLGPKATFTHLAVSKFVNEQTEQIPYSTIPACMDAVAAGDVDFSIVPLENAIEGSVNLTVDYLVHEQPLHIVGELVVPINQHFMVHPERAESWKQVDKIISHSHAIAQCHRYLHQEFPLAGHSYAASTGAAAQYVSEHPEENAGVIANEMAAEVYGLSIVKRDIHDYHYNHTLFAVLHPSMTEKPPILPEYEGRDKTTVMVTLPSNKSGTLHQVLSAFSWRKLNLSKIESRPMKTGLGNYFFIIDLEHAMDSVLIPGAVNELEALGCGVKILGSYQAFYA from the coding sequence TTGAGTTATCGTATTGGATTTTTAGGACCTAAAGCAACGTTTACCCATCTCGCTGTTTCAAAATTTGTCAATGAGCAGACGGAGCAGATTCCTTATTCGACGATCCCCGCATGCATGGATGCCGTAGCTGCAGGCGATGTGGATTTTTCCATTGTTCCTCTCGAGAATGCGATTGAAGGCTCAGTCAATTTGACGGTCGACTACCTTGTGCATGAACAGCCGCTGCATATTGTCGGTGAGCTTGTCGTGCCGATCAATCAGCACTTTATGGTTCATCCTGAGCGGGCTGAATCCTGGAAGCAAGTGGATAAGATCATCTCCCACTCACATGCCATAGCCCAGTGTCACCGGTATCTGCATCAGGAGTTTCCACTCGCCGGGCATTCTTATGCCGCTTCAACAGGCGCGGCAGCCCAGTATGTCAGTGAGCACCCGGAAGAAAATGCAGGGGTGATTGCAAACGAAATGGCAGCAGAGGTTTATGGATTATCCATAGTGAAAAGGGATATCCACGACTACCATTATAATCACACTCTTTTCGCTGTTTTACACCCATCCATGACAGAAAAGCCCCCTATTTTGCCCGAATACGAAGGCAGAGATAAAACGACCGTCATGGTGACTCTTCCATCGAATAAATCGGGGACGCTCCATCAGGTGCTTTCTGCGTTTTCCTGGAGAAAACTGAACCTGTCAAAAATTGAATCAAGACCGATGAAAACCGGCCTCGGAAACTATTTTTTCATTATTGATTTAGAGCATGCGATGGACAGTGTGCTGATTCCCGGTGCCGTTAATGAACTGGAAGCGCTTGGGTGCGGAGTCAAGATCCTTGGCAGCTATCAGGCTTTTTATGCATGA
- the ruvA gene encoding Holliday junction branch migration protein RuvA: MIEFVRGKIDYISPEFIVIDHSGIGYKIFAPNPFIYAKGTETTIFTYQHVREDILALYGFRSREEKALFTKLLNVTGIGPKGALAILASGDPSQVVQAIEGEDEAFLVKFPGVGKKTARQIILDLKGKLGDVAPEFAFSLFNHEVFEEKDSSSKAVSEAVEALKVLGYAEREINKVIPALKEEALSTDQLVKKALQKLLK, encoded by the coding sequence GTGATTGAATTTGTCCGAGGGAAGATCGACTATATCTCTCCCGAATTTATCGTAATAGACCATTCCGGCATTGGCTACAAAATATTTGCCCCAAACCCGTTTATATATGCAAAAGGAACGGAAACAACGATTTTTACATACCAGCACGTGAGAGAGGATATTCTTGCTCTTTACGGCTTTAGATCAAGAGAAGAAAAAGCTCTTTTTACCAAACTGCTGAACGTAACCGGAATCGGTCCAAAAGGAGCGCTTGCCATCCTTGCTTCAGGAGATCCTTCCCAGGTCGTGCAGGCTATTGAAGGTGAGGATGAAGCGTTTCTTGTTAAGTTTCCCGGAGTTGGAAAGAAAACAGCGAGACAAATCATTCTGGATTTAAAAGGCAAGCTTGGTGATGTAGCTCCTGAATTTGCATTCTCCCTTTTCAATCATGAAGTATTTGAAGAGAAAGATTCGTCTTCAAAAGCTGTATCAGAAGCGGTCGAAGCCTTAAAAGTTCTTGGATATGCGGAGAGAGAAATCAATAAGGTGATCCCAGCTCTGAAAGAAGAGGCGCTATCGACTGACCAGCTGGTGAAAAAAGCATTGCAAAAGCTTTTAAAGTAA
- a CDS encoding ACT domain-containing protein, whose translation MELKDETFFLVREDVLPEAMKKTLDVKKMMERGKAASVAEAVQRADLSRSAFYKYRDAVFPFHTVVKEKIITLFFQLEDRSGTLSELLGIAAGAGCNILTIHQTIPLQGRANVTLSLNINGMNEDINHLISRFKKMEFIDKVEILGSGA comes from the coding sequence ATGGAATTGAAAGACGAAACGTTTTTTCTTGTCCGGGAAGATGTCCTTCCTGAAGCGATGAAAAAAACACTGGACGTGAAAAAAATGATGGAAAGAGGCAAAGCGGCTTCCGTAGCGGAGGCTGTTCAGCGCGCGGATCTCAGCCGCAGTGCCTTTTATAAATACAGAGATGCCGTTTTTCCATTTCACACAGTGGTAAAGGAGAAAATTATTACCCTCTTCTTTCAGCTAGAAGACCGGTCAGGCACGTTATCTGAGCTTCTTGGTATTGCTGCTGGTGCAGGATGCAATATCCTGACCATTCATCAAACCATTCCTCTTCAGGGGCGTGCGAATGTAACGCTGTCCTTGAACATTAATGGAATGAACGAAGACATTAATCATCTAATCTCCCGGTTTAAGAAAATGGAATTCATCGATAAAGTAGAAATACTTGGATCAGGGGCTTAA
- the safA gene encoding SafA/ExsA family spore coat assembly protein codes for MKIHIVQKGDTLWNIAKKYGADFEELKKMNSQLSNPDSIMPGMKIKVPTGSVPVKKEAQINFNSKKEMQIPAKEQPVQQPVKEKPKEVQAAEEPKKEKPITPFMPKMPNIPQPVYPEMDINNYYMVNMQMPPKQPQLPQKPVNVMPEMKKPANVMPEMKKPAEKPKEKTAAKQGAQKAVSPAMKEEATKKMEKMPNMPNMPYSAPTGVAGAMQPSMQQPMYGGPGYGMDPMYGAPYGYGHHYGYGHHHHMHHCHPMPYWCVPSPQPMPYGVAGAMDENMPNVMGAMSPNMPNVMGASENMPNVMGAMSPNMPNVMGAMDENMPNVMGAMSPNMPNVMGAQSMPQMAPQGYSPYPPGCTPASPIMPGSGFGPGVMGAYDHHMPNVMGAMDENMPNVMGAMSPNMPNVMGAMSPNMPNVMGASENMPNVMGAQEGKKQPPMAAGAYEPDCGCGSPGYGMQPGYGMQHGYGMQPGYGMQQPGYGMQPGYGQMFGRPEFYNGEED; via the coding sequence TTGAAAATCCATATCGTACAAAAAGGGGATACATTGTGGAACATAGCCAAAAAATACGGAGCAGATTTTGAAGAACTGAAAAAAATGAACTCCCAATTAAGCAATCCCGATTCCATAATGCCCGGAATGAAAATCAAAGTGCCGACAGGAAGCGTTCCGGTGAAAAAAGAAGCACAGATCAACTTTAATTCAAAAAAAGAAATGCAGATTCCTGCCAAGGAACAGCCGGTTCAGCAGCCTGTCAAGGAAAAGCCGAAAGAAGTTCAGGCGGCAGAAGAGCCTAAAAAGGAAAAACCAATTACTCCTTTTATGCCTAAGATGCCGAACATCCCTCAGCCTGTTTACCCTGAAATGGATATTAATAACTATTATATGGTGAACATGCAAATGCCGCCTAAGCAGCCGCAGCTTCCTCAAAAACCGGTTAATGTGATGCCGGAGATGAAAAAACCGGCCAATGTCATGCCGGAAATGAAAAAACCGGCTGAAAAGCCTAAAGAGAAGACGGCAGCGAAGCAAGGGGCACAAAAGGCAGTTTCACCAGCCATGAAAGAGGAGGCAACCAAGAAAATGGAGAAAATGCCGAACATGCCAAATATGCCTTATTCTGCTCCAACCGGAGTAGCGGGAGCTATGCAGCCTTCCATGCAGCAGCCTATGTATGGAGGCCCGGGATATGGAATGGATCCTATGTATGGTGCGCCATATGGATATGGACATCATTATGGATACGGGCATCATCATCATATGCACCATTGCCATCCGATGCCGTATTGGTGCGTGCCATCACCGCAGCCAATGCCATACGGAGTAGCAGGGGCGATGGATGAAAATATGCCGAATGTGATGGGTGCGATGTCTCCGAACATGCCGAATGTAATGGGAGCATCTGAAAATATGCCGAACGTGATGGGCGCGATGTCTCCAAATATGCCAAACGTGATGGGCGCCATGGATGAAAACATGCCGAACGTAATGGGCGCGATGTCTCCGAATATGCCGAATGTGATGGGCGCTCAAAGCATGCCGCAAATGGCACCGCAGGGGTATTCGCCATATCCTCCAGGCTGCACACCAGCTTCACCGATTATGCCTGGATCAGGGTTTGGACCCGGTGTGATGGGTGCATATGACCATCATATGCCGAACGTGATGGGTGCAATGGATGAAAATATGCCGAACGTGATGGGTGCGATGTCTCCGAACATGCCGAACGTGATGGGCGCGATGTCTCCGAACATGCCAAATGTAATGGGAGCATCCGAAAACATGCCGAACGTAATGGGGGCACAGGAAGGAAAGAAACAGCCGCCAATGGCAGCGGGAGCATATGAGCCGGATTGCGGATGCGGATCTCCGGGGTATGGCATGCAGCCAGGGTATGGCATGCAGCACGGATACGGGATGCAGCCGGGCTATGGCATGCAGCAGCCTGGATACGGAATGCAGCCGGGCTATGGTCAAATGTTTGGACGTCCGGAGTTTTATAATGGAGAAGAAGATTAA
- a CDS encoding transcription repressor NadR has protein sequence MTSKVYGEDRRQQILQLLKTSKVPLTGSGLASKMNVSRQVIVQDISLLKAKSEPIMATSQGYLYMQQPAPPAAAERLIACSHTPGEALEELRLIVDYGAAVKDVTVEHPVYGDLTASIMVHNRKEAEDFIEKISSSQAFYLSQLTDGVHMHTIAAESESILDDVCRALDEKGFLIREE, from the coding sequence TTGACCTCTAAAGTATACGGGGAAGATCGAAGACAGCAGATTTTACAGCTGCTGAAAACAAGCAAGGTCCCGCTGACAGGAAGCGGCTTAGCCAGCAAAATGAATGTCAGCCGGCAAGTTATTGTGCAGGACATATCCTTATTGAAAGCTAAATCAGAGCCGATTATGGCAACGAGTCAAGGATATCTTTATATGCAGCAGCCTGCTCCTCCGGCTGCCGCCGAGCGCCTTATTGCCTGTTCGCATACACCGGGTGAAGCACTGGAAGAATTGAGGCTGATCGTTGATTATGGGGCAGCCGTAAAGGATGTAACGGTTGAACATCCGGTTTACGGGGATTTAACCGCTTCAATCATGGTTCATAACCGGAAGGAAGCAGAAGACTTTATCGAAAAAATTTCTTCCAGCCAGGCCTTTTACCTTTCGCAGCTGACAGATGGCGTGCACATGCATACCATCGCTGCAGAATCAGAATCGATTCTGGATGATGTGTGCAGAGCTTTAGATGAAAAAGGCTTTCTTATTCGGGAAGAATAA
- the nadC gene encoding carboxylating nicotinate-nucleotide diphosphorylase, with protein MNPLKVKESIKQFLIEDLGDRDLSASGIFREEDRGEAVIYAKEKGIFSGESVLRAVFSLLDRETEIEVLKKDGEAVQIGEPAAVVKGKIISILSAERVALNLLQRMSGIATMTHHAVTRLDSGHTRICDTRKTAPGLRMFDKHAVRCGGGRSHRSGLYDAVMIKDNHISFAGSISEAVEKARKAVGHTVKIEVEIEDEKQLLEAIEARADIIMFDNRTPEEVKTFIEITPDFIITEASGGINAGNLHLYRDTGVDYISLGYLTHSVKALDYSLLMK; from the coding sequence ATGAATCCGCTGAAAGTAAAAGAGAGCATAAAGCAATTTTTAATAGAGGATCTTGGGGACCGGGATTTGTCGGCAAGCGGAATCTTTAGGGAGGAAGACCGCGGAGAGGCAGTCATTTATGCAAAAGAAAAAGGAATTTTTTCAGGAGAGTCTGTGTTGCGGGCTGTTTTCAGCCTGCTTGATCGGGAGACAGAAATTGAAGTACTGAAAAAAGACGGAGAAGCGGTCCAGATAGGTGAACCCGCTGCCGTTGTAAAAGGAAAAATTATATCGATTCTCAGTGCAGAGCGTGTTGCGTTAAATCTGCTGCAGCGCATGAGCGGGATCGCTACGATGACGCATCACGCCGTTACCCGGCTGGATTCCGGTCATACACGTATTTGCGACACGAGAAAAACAGCGCCCGGATTAAGGATGTTTGATAAACATGCTGTTCGATGCGGCGGCGGACGCAGTCACCGTTCCGGTCTATATGATGCAGTCATGATTAAGGATAATCATATTTCCTTTGCGGGCAGCATCAGTGAAGCGGTTGAAAAAGCAAGAAAAGCGGTTGGCCATACCGTCAAGATTGAAGTGGAAATAGAAGATGAGAAGCAGCTTTTGGAAGCAATTGAAGCGAGAGCGGACATTATCATGTTTGATAACCGGACACCGGAGGAAGTAAAAACATTCATTGAAATCACACCGGACTTCATTATTACAGAGGCTTCCGGCGGAATAAATGCCGGGAATCTCCATTTGTACCGGGATACAGGTGTCGACTACATATCTCTCGGTTACCTGACTCACTCGGTCAAAGCACTCGATTACAGCTTATTGATGAAATAG